In Capillimicrobium parvum, a genomic segment contains:
- a CDS encoding molybdopterin dinucleotide binding domain-containing protein, which translates to MILQCHNAIGAAANARAASEALLSDNLELLVVHDLFLNKTASLADYVLPAAHWLEKPFYSAAYGYAGWAGDYVEAKPAAVPARHPSDYDLWRDLGRRFGQAEHWPEHIEEYWNRLLRPAGLTYDEVCRHVGPITGGAARGDTPRRNSGGRAYGTPSGKIELRSSLLEKWRLDPLPAWEVPPLFADAGEKDFPLVLTTGGRDLRGFHQTAQQTPIYRESHPDPVVSLHPQTAARAGIAEDDWVDVATPIGSVRQRAHITDKLQPTVVHADRWWYPERADDPDDPFGFWATNINGCTDNAAANSDAIMGSWLLRGPPCRVSMPASP; encoded by the coding sequence TTGATCCTGCAATGCCACAACGCCATCGGTGCGGCGGCGAACGCTCGCGCAGCCTCCGAGGCACTGTTGAGCGACAACCTCGAACTGCTGGTCGTGCACGACCTGTTCCTCAACAAGACCGCGTCGCTGGCGGACTACGTCCTGCCTGCTGCACACTGGCTCGAGAAGCCGTTCTACTCCGCGGCCTATGGCTACGCCGGCTGGGCAGGCGACTATGTCGAGGCCAAGCCGGCGGCGGTGCCCGCGCGCCATCCGAGCGACTACGACCTCTGGCGAGACCTCGGACGGCGCTTCGGTCAGGCCGAGCACTGGCCCGAGCACATCGAGGAGTACTGGAACCGCCTGCTGCGGCCCGCGGGGCTGACGTACGACGAGGTCTGCCGGCACGTCGGCCCGATCACCGGCGGGGCCGCGCGAGGCGACACGCCGCGCCGCAACAGCGGAGGCCGCGCGTACGGCACGCCATCCGGCAAGATCGAGCTGCGTTCCTCGCTGCTGGAGAAGTGGAGGCTCGACCCGCTCCCCGCGTGGGAGGTGCCTCCGCTCTTCGCCGATGCCGGCGAGAAGGACTTCCCGCTGGTGCTGACGACCGGCGGCCGTGACCTCCGGGGATTCCACCAGACCGCGCAGCAGACGCCGATCTACCGCGAGTCGCATCCCGACCCCGTCGTCAGCCTGCACCCACAGACCGCCGCACGCGCCGGCATCGCCGAGGACGACTGGGTCGACGTCGCGACGCCGATCGGCTCGGTGCGGCAGCGGGCGCACATCACGGACAAGCTGCAGCCCACCGTCGTGCACGCTGATCGCTGGTGGTATCCCGAGCGTGCGGACGATCCTGATGATCCGTTCGGGTTCTGGGCCACGAACATCAACGGCTGCACCGACAACGCCGCGGCCAACTCCGACGCGATCATGGGCTCCTGGCTCCTGCGCGGGCCGCCATGCCGAGTCTCCATGCCGGCGTCCCCGTGA
- a CDS encoding molybdopterin-dependent oxidoreductase — MVITDSTIESAAETRRVVCTSCSQQCGLLVDVDAGGAVTRRLRGDREHPTSRGFICPKGSRAHLVHADPSRLQHSLKRAGRRGAGQWEPIEWEQALDEIATRIRDVTNSHGNEALAYGFGTLHAADWGLGERFMNLFGSPNTVGQDKARSSSWSIRSVPVRPTRRTCSCRSVPVRMARSPSASSTSSSTRACTTGRSSIARPSGSTTSWPVRPNTRWIGSRRSPSCRPRSSVRPPTCWRTTGRRSSTAATACASRAASRCRRDAPSPASSPSPATSVSQAATPWPVPLATSSPTARPSPATHSRPSSARSVSVPRRFHRSGPAPPTWRAPWAAHGTATATR, encoded by the coding sequence ATGGTCATCACGGATAGCACGATCGAATCCGCGGCCGAGACGAGGCGCGTGGTCTGCACGAGTTGCTCGCAGCAGTGCGGGCTGCTCGTGGACGTCGATGCGGGCGGCGCTGTGACGCGGCGCCTTCGCGGCGATCGCGAGCACCCAACGAGCCGGGGCTTCATCTGCCCGAAGGGATCGCGCGCCCATCTCGTGCACGCCGATCCGTCACGCCTGCAGCACTCGCTCAAGAGAGCAGGACGCAGAGGCGCCGGCCAGTGGGAGCCGATCGAGTGGGAGCAGGCGCTCGACGAGATCGCCACCCGGATCCGCGACGTCACCAACTCGCACGGAAATGAGGCGCTGGCCTACGGCTTCGGCACGTTGCACGCCGCGGACTGGGGCCTCGGGGAGCGCTTCATGAACCTCTTCGGCAGCCCGAACACCGTCGGACAGGACAAGGCGCGAAGCTCATCGTGGTCGATCCGATCCGTACCCGTGAGGCCGACAAGGCGGACGTGTTCCTGCAGATCCGTCCCGGTACGGATGGCGCGCTCGCCCTCGGCCTCATCAACATCATCATCGACGAGGGCATGTACGACCGGTCGTTCGTCGATCGCGAGACCATCGGGTTCGACGACCTCATGGCCCGTGCGGCCGAATACCCGGTGGATCGGGTCGCGGCGATCACCGAGCTGCCGGCCGAGATCATCCGTTCGGCCGCCCACATGCTGGCGAACAACCGGCCGGCGCTCATCCACGGCAGCAACGGCTTGTGCCAGTCGGGCAGCGTCGCGGTGCAGGCGGGACGCGCCCTCGCCTGCCTCATCGCCATCACCGGCAACCTCGGTGTCCCAGGCGGCCACGCCCTGGCCGGTCCCCCTCGCGACATCATCGCCAACGGCGAGGCCGTCGCCTGCGACGCACTCGCGCCCGAGCAGCGCGCGAAGCGTCTCGGTGCCGAGACGTTTCCATCGATCGGGGCCGGCGCCGCCGACGTGGCGGGCGCCGTGGGCAGCGCATGGCACGGCGACCGCCACGCGCTGA
- a CDS encoding SDR family NAD(P)-dependent oxidoreductase → MRLPGKVALVTGGARGIGLATAQVFSEEGATVFAGVRRVGEDAVPGVSQIELDVSDLDQWRDVTQKIVERHGRLDILVNNAAIIEYANLEDCDVAEAWDRVVATNQTGVFYGMRASIPHMRAGGGGSIINVSSIWGIVAVPGLIGYHATKGAVRHMTKNAAMTYAKEGIRVNSIHPGFIQTPLTDAQDPEINRQVVAATPMGRAGQPREIAHGCLYLASDEASFVTGAELVIDGGYITQ, encoded by the coding sequence ATGAGACTCCCAGGAAAGGTCGCCCTTGTCACCGGCGGCGCGCGAGGCATCGGCTTGGCCACGGCGCAGGTGTTCTCAGAGGAGGGCGCGACGGTCTTCGCCGGCGTGCGTCGGGTCGGAGAGGATGCGGTCCCCGGCGTCTCGCAGATCGAGCTCGATGTGAGCGATCTCGATCAATGGCGAGATGTGACGCAGAAGATCGTCGAGCGTCACGGTCGCCTGGACATCCTCGTGAACAACGCCGCCATCATCGAATACGCCAACCTCGAGGACTGCGATGTCGCTGAGGCGTGGGACCGCGTGGTCGCGACCAACCAGACGGGTGTCTTCTACGGCATGCGCGCCTCGATCCCACACATGCGGGCCGGCGGCGGCGGATCGATCATCAACGTGTCGTCGATCTGGGGCATCGTCGCGGTGCCTGGGCTCATCGGCTACCACGCGACCAAGGGCGCCGTCCGTCACATGACCAAGAATGCGGCGATGACGTACGCCAAGGAGGGGATCCGGGTCAACTCGATCCATCCAGGGTTCATCCAGACGCCGCTCACGGATGCGCAGGACCCGGAGATCAACAGGCAGGTGGTGGCGGCGACACCGATGGGGCGTGCCGGCCAACCGCGGGAGATCGCCCATGGATGCCTGTACCTGGCGAGCGACGAGGCGAGCTTCGTGACCGGCGCCGAGCTCGTGATCGACGGCGGCTACATCACGCAGTGA
- a CDS encoding MMPL family transporter — protein sequence MSSLGRWVLAHKRFVVVCWIVLTVAGVAAVGPAANALESDPSVPQKEGWVTNAAIAGRYGTDPGGGAPLVPVVTLRGGETVRSPGVRGDLQRLDARLHTVLPHARIASYASTGDAAFVSGDGRTTFALVYPRRDPDSAFGENPGAAKAASRALRGAEVGGRPVHLTGFDPLAAGGGGSSGGPGLMLEALIGGAGALIVLAFVFASLLAVIPLVMAVVSITTTFLLLLGLAQLTSVSPIVEFLVVLIGLGVAIDYSLLIVSRWREERSHGHVGEEAVQRAIESAGRAVVFSGLTVAVGLLALIALPIPFLRSMGYGGVLIPLVSTLVAVTLLPVVLAKLGPRLDWPHVRTDDKASRAWTRWAQAVTRRRWAAAAGGMAVILALAFAATDIRMGGDDADTMAQSGDAKQGLVALEKSGIGEGALLPHEILVSGPSSPERVAAALRNVAGVHGAVAPDSRAWRRGGTALVEAVPVADSGSGAGRATLEGVRGAAHAAGSDVHVGGEPAEGQDFIDAVYGSFPLIIALIAVTTFVLLARAFRSLLLPLKAILLTILSIAAACGVMVLVWQEGYGSDAIWGIHATGSIPSWMPLMVFAFLFGLSMDYEVFILSRMREEYDRSGSTEAAVIRGVGRTGRLVTCAALILFLAFTSMAAAPDTDTKIAATGLAAGILLDATVIRALIVPAMVSLFGRWNWWLPRWPARVLRVEPSAPGSAVAGPADVA from the coding sequence ATGTCATCGCTCGGTCGCTGGGTCCTCGCGCACAAGCGCTTCGTCGTCGTCTGCTGGATCGTCCTGACGGTCGCGGGAGTGGCCGCCGTGGGGCCGGCCGCGAACGCGCTCGAGTCGGATCCGTCCGTCCCACAGAAGGAGGGATGGGTCACGAATGCCGCCATCGCCGGGCGCTATGGCACGGACCCCGGCGGGGGCGCGCCGCTGGTGCCGGTCGTCACGCTGCGCGGCGGCGAGACGGTCCGCTCGCCGGGCGTGCGAGGCGATCTGCAGCGGCTCGATGCGCGTCTGCACACGGTGCTGCCTCATGCCCGCATCGCGTCGTATGCGTCGACCGGCGACGCGGCGTTCGTCTCCGGCGACGGGCGGACGACCTTCGCGCTCGTCTATCCGCGCCGCGACCCGGACTCCGCCTTCGGCGAGAATCCGGGCGCGGCCAAGGCGGCGAGCCGCGCGCTCCGGGGAGCCGAGGTCGGCGGCCGCCCGGTCCACCTGACCGGCTTCGACCCGCTGGCCGCGGGTGGCGGCGGGAGCTCAGGCGGCCCCGGACTCATGCTGGAGGCGCTGATCGGCGGTGCGGGCGCACTGATCGTGCTCGCCTTCGTCTTCGCCTCCCTGCTCGCGGTGATTCCGCTCGTCATGGCGGTCGTCTCGATCACGACCACGTTCCTGCTGCTGCTGGGCCTGGCGCAGTTGACCAGCGTGTCGCCGATCGTCGAGTTCCTGGTCGTGCTGATCGGACTCGGGGTGGCGATCGACTACTCGCTGCTCATCGTCTCGCGGTGGCGCGAGGAGCGGTCGCACGGGCACGTCGGCGAGGAAGCCGTCCAGCGGGCGATCGAGAGCGCGGGCCGCGCCGTCGTCTTCAGCGGGTTGACCGTCGCGGTCGGCCTGTTGGCGCTGATCGCGCTGCCGATCCCGTTCCTGCGCTCGATGGGCTACGGCGGGGTGCTGATCCCGCTCGTCTCGACGCTGGTCGCGGTCACCCTGCTCCCGGTGGTGCTGGCGAAGCTGGGCCCGCGCCTCGACTGGCCACATGTGCGAACCGACGACAAGGCCAGCCGGGCCTGGACCCGGTGGGCGCAGGCCGTGACACGGCGGCGCTGGGCCGCGGCAGCCGGCGGTATGGCGGTGATCCTGGCGCTGGCCTTCGCGGCCACCGACATCCGGATGGGTGGCGACGACGCCGACACGATGGCGCAGTCCGGCGACGCGAAGCAGGGTCTGGTGGCCCTGGAGAAATCGGGAATCGGCGAGGGGGCGCTGCTTCCGCATGAGATCCTCGTCAGCGGTCCGTCGAGCCCGGAGCGCGTGGCCGCTGCTCTGCGGAACGTCGCCGGCGTCCACGGCGCGGTCGCGCCTGATTCGCGCGCGTGGCGGCGCGGCGGGACCGCCCTCGTCGAGGCCGTCCCGGTCGCCGACAGCGGGTCCGGCGCCGGCCGGGCGACGCTCGAGGGGGTTCGCGGGGCCGCACACGCCGCCGGCTCGGACGTTCACGTCGGCGGCGAGCCGGCGGAGGGCCAGGACTTCATCGACGCCGTCTACGGCAGCTTCCCGCTGATCATCGCGCTGATCGCGGTCACCACCTTCGTGCTCCTGGCGCGCGCCTTCCGGTCACTGCTGCTCCCGCTGAAGGCGATCCTGCTGACCATCCTGAGCATCGCGGCCGCCTGCGGCGTGATGGTGCTGGTCTGGCAGGAGGGCTACGGGTCGGACGCGATCTGGGGCATCCACGCGACCGGCTCGATCCCCTCGTGGATGCCGCTGATGGTGTTCGCGTTCCTGTTCGGCCTGTCGATGGACTACGAGGTCTTCATCCTCTCCCGCATGCGGGAGGAGTACGACCGCTCGGGCTCGACCGAGGCCGCCGTCATCCGCGGCGTCGGGCGGACCGGCCGCCTGGTCACATGTGCGGCGCTGATCCTGTTCCTCGCCTTCACGTCGATGGCCGCGGCGCCGGACACGGATACGAAGATCGCCGCGACCGGCCTGGCCGCCGGGATCCTGCTCGACGCCACGGTCATCCGGGCGCTGATCGTCCCGGCGATGGTCTCGCTCTTCGGACGCTGGAACTGGTGGCTGCCGAGATGGCCGGCCCGGGTGCTGCGGGTCGAGCCGTCGGCGCCGGGAAGCGCGGTGGCGGGCCCGGCAGACGTGGCGTGA
- a CDS encoding response regulator transcription factor: MRVVIAEDQVLLREGLARLFVDGGHEVVAAVGDADHLLATVGGHRPDLVVVDIRMPPSFTDEGARAAREIKQVHPEVGVLVLSQHIETTHAVELVTLGGFGYLLKDRVLDVGEFLGAAQRVAAGGSALDPQVVAQLVSPAGGQGPLAELSEREREVLKLMAEGLTNTGIAKRLYLSERTVEAHVRHVLMKLRLPEGEDGHRRVLAVLAHLRETPVQ, encoded by the coding sequence ATGCGGGTCGTGATCGCGGAGGATCAGGTCCTGCTGCGCGAGGGGCTCGCGCGGCTCTTCGTGGACGGTGGTCACGAGGTGGTTGCCGCGGTGGGCGACGCCGACCACCTGCTGGCGACCGTCGGCGGGCATCGTCCCGACCTGGTCGTCGTCGACATCCGCATGCCGCCCAGCTTCACCGACGAGGGCGCGCGAGCCGCCCGGGAGATCAAGCAGGTTCACCCCGAGGTGGGCGTGCTGGTGCTCTCGCAGCACATCGAGACGACCCACGCGGTCGAGCTGGTCACGCTCGGCGGCTTCGGCTACCTCCTGAAAGACCGCGTCCTCGACGTGGGCGAGTTCCTGGGAGCGGCGCAGCGAGTCGCCGCCGGCGGCTCTGCGCTCGACCCGCAGGTCGTGGCGCAGCTCGTGTCACCTGCGGGCGGGCAGGGTCCGCTCGCGGAGCTGTCGGAGCGGGAACGCGAGGTGCTCAAGCTGATGGCCGAGGGACTGACGAACACGGGCATCGCCAAACGCCTCTACCTCAGCGAGCGCACGGTCGAGGCCCACGTGCGCCACGTTCTGATGAAGCTGCGGCTGCCGGAGGGCGAAGACGGCCACCGCCGTGTGCTGGCCGTCCTGGCCCACCTCCGCGAGACGCCGGTTCAGTAA
- a CDS encoding sensor histidine kinase — MNSRRVAALVWALCAVMAVASSVLLVLGPGRPVESDVFGGVGGAAFLMLSLAFATVGTIVATRLPGNPIGWLFCALGLFIGATVLAWVYADYGLHATSERLPGAAAAASFPGEAGAALLGFALLLFPDGRLPSRRWRPAAYVLALAAALLLVTDLLRPGPLDDPFAMVSNRLGIPGARSVMDALNNVGWALVVVGIVLAAGSLLVRLRRARGVERQQLELVLAVGVVVATVVVLDMGSWLLWPDGELQVRMAVMGVSFAAFPIAAGVAILRYRLYDIDVVVNRTLVYVTLTVLLAAAYGVTTLILGTALGRGSAWTTAGATLAAAVAFRPLRARVQGAVDRRFNRARYDAQRRIAEFLNDLRAGRAAPEAIEALLRELVGDPTLELRFLLPESQLCVDAGGVPVDDLPDDRQRTMIQRAGAPVGIVVHQPARPDERDLLPRLVEAGGLAIEIARLRVELRRQLAEVQASRARIVAAGDEERRRIERDLHDGAQQRLVSIGLAMRHAQHELGDGSPGLAGKTLDAAVEELSVAIQELRELARGLPPAQLDAGLAPALEELAGRAPLPVEVRAVPERLPCGVEAAAYFIACEGLTNAVKHAHASKVVLSAAQDNGTLVVSVADDGIGGAGRGRGSGLSGLSDRVVAQGGTLAIESEPGKGTTLTAELPCGS, encoded by the coding sequence GTGAACAGTCGCCGCGTCGCTGCCCTCGTCTGGGCGTTGTGCGCCGTGATGGCCGTGGCGAGCTCGGTGCTTCTCGTGCTGGGACCAGGACGGCCGGTCGAGAGCGACGTGTTCGGCGGTGTCGGCGGCGCGGCGTTCCTCATGCTGTCGCTCGCGTTCGCGACCGTCGGGACGATCGTGGCCACCCGGCTGCCCGGGAACCCGATCGGCTGGCTCTTCTGCGCCCTCGGCCTGTTCATCGGGGCGACGGTCCTGGCCTGGGTGTACGCGGACTATGGCCTGCATGCGACGTCCGAGCGGCTTCCGGGCGCCGCAGCCGCCGCCTCCTTCCCGGGGGAGGCGGGGGCCGCCCTCCTCGGCTTCGCGTTGCTGCTCTTCCCGGATGGGCGCCTACCTTCCCGCCGGTGGCGGCCCGCCGCCTACGTGCTCGCGCTCGCCGCCGCGCTTCTGCTGGTCACCGACCTGCTCCGGCCCGGACCGCTCGACGATCCGTTCGCGATGGTGTCGAATCGGCTCGGCATCCCGGGTGCGCGCAGCGTCATGGATGCTCTCAACAACGTCGGCTGGGCCCTCGTCGTGGTCGGCATCGTGCTCGCAGCGGGGTCGCTGCTCGTCCGGCTTCGCCGCGCACGCGGCGTGGAACGTCAGCAACTCGAGCTGGTGCTCGCCGTCGGCGTTGTGGTGGCGACGGTGGTCGTCCTGGACATGGGCAGCTGGCTGCTCTGGCCGGACGGCGAGCTCCAGGTCCGGATGGCCGTGATGGGGGTCAGCTTCGCCGCGTTCCCGATCGCGGCCGGCGTCGCGATCCTCCGATACCGGCTCTACGACATCGACGTCGTCGTCAACCGCACGCTGGTCTACGTGACGTTGACGGTTCTTCTTGCGGCGGCATACGGGGTGACGACGCTGATCCTCGGGACGGCTCTGGGCCGGGGTTCCGCATGGACGACGGCCGGAGCGACGCTTGCCGCCGCGGTCGCCTTCCGCCCGCTGCGAGCGCGCGTGCAGGGTGCCGTCGACCGTCGTTTCAACCGGGCGCGCTACGACGCGCAGCGCCGGATCGCGGAGTTCCTCAACGACCTCCGCGCCGGCCGCGCCGCGCCCGAGGCGATCGAGGCGCTCCTCCGGGAGCTCGTCGGCGATCCAACGCTCGAGCTGCGCTTCCTGCTGCCGGAGAGCCAGCTGTGCGTCGACGCAGGCGGAGTGCCCGTCGACGACCTGCCGGACGACCGACAGCGGACGATGATCCAGCGGGCGGGGGCGCCTGTCGGCATCGTCGTGCATCAACCGGCGAGGCCGGATGAACGGGACCTGCTGCCGCGGCTCGTGGAGGCCGGCGGACTGGCGATCGAGATCGCCCGGCTGAGGGTCGAGCTTCGCCGCCAGCTCGCCGAGGTGCAGGCGTCCCGGGCGCGGATCGTGGCGGCCGGCGACGAGGAGCGCCGCCGGATCGAGCGCGATCTCCATGACGGCGCTCAACAGCGGCTCGTCTCGATCGGGCTGGCCATGCGCCATGCACAGCACGAGCTGGGGGACGGGTCGCCGGGCCTGGCCGGGAAGACGCTCGACGCTGCCGTCGAGGAGCTCTCGGTCGCGATCCAGGAGTTGCGCGAGCTCGCCCGCGGACTGCCTCCTGCGCAACTCGACGCCGGACTCGCTCCAGCGCTGGAAGAGCTGGCGGGTCGAGCGCCGCTGCCTGTCGAGGTGCGAGCCGTCCCCGAACGCCTTCCGTGTGGCGTCGAGGCGGCCGCCTACTTCATCGCGTGCGAGGGGCTCACGAACGCCGTCAAGCACGCGCACGCCTCGAAGGTCGTCTTGAGCGCGGCACAGGACAACGGAACGCTCGTCGTCTCGGTCGCGGACGACGGCATCGGCGGTGCCGGGCGGGGCCGGGGCTCCGGCCTGAGCGGCCTGTCGGACCGCGTCGTCGCCCAGGGCGGGACGCTCGCGATCGAGAGTGAGCCCGGGAAGGGCACCACGCTGACGGCGGAGCTGCCATGCGGGTCGTGA
- a CDS encoding PKD domain-containing protein produces the protein MSFPRSSTLRRALALGALALVAVPASAQASAIFNGDFEPGNMSQWAVVQNCATTRNTAYSAATQPTWPAPVSGTFANRTQAAYTDHWTGPGNQACDTSSGSRRAQQGSTNILAPNTTVWEGFWTYVPTNFNAGIDGSPDRWFVMQEDFGAPFSGPPPYSFDIGNVNGVQSFMLDKVGCGGGCQTTAWSKPIAKGAWHHFVVQKRISADDTTAGGSHKLWFDNVQQTFTAGTRSADYLTAYGRTLATNASENYRFYLNTYFGKSVPTISAIPTLYFDGARVGTTRADADLPASAPAPAPAPQAAFTWTPAYPLAGSVVQFDASTSKNAASYSWSMDGLTTLTGVKPTFTFKNAGTKKVTLTVTAAGGATSSISRDVVVSQWPTSNDPLPNSVRQNDTTS, from the coding sequence TTGAGCTTCCCACGTAGTTCAACGTTGCGACGGGCGCTCGCACTCGGTGCGCTCGCTCTCGTTGCCGTGCCGGCGAGCGCTCAGGCCTCGGCCATCTTCAACGGCGACTTCGAGCCGGGCAACATGTCACAGTGGGCGGTCGTCCAGAATTGCGCTACCACGCGCAACACAGCCTACTCGGCGGCGACACAGCCGACCTGGCCAGCCCCGGTCTCGGGCACGTTCGCGAACCGGACCCAGGCCGCCTACACCGACCACTGGACCGGGCCCGGCAACCAGGCCTGCGACACGTCCTCCGGCTCGCGTCGTGCGCAGCAGGGATCGACCAACATCCTCGCCCCGAACACGACCGTGTGGGAAGGGTTCTGGACCTACGTTCCCACGAACTTCAACGCGGGCATCGACGGTAGCCCGGACAGGTGGTTCGTCATGCAGGAGGACTTCGGAGCGCCGTTTTCCGGACCGCCGCCATACTCGTTCGATATCGGCAACGTCAACGGTGTGCAGTCGTTCATGCTCGACAAGGTGGGCTGCGGGGGCGGGTGCCAGACGACGGCGTGGTCAAAGCCGATAGCGAAGGGGGCCTGGCACCATTTCGTCGTGCAGAAGCGGATCAGCGCGGACGACACGACCGCGGGTGGTTCCCACAAGCTGTGGTTCGACAACGTCCAGCAGACGTTCACCGCGGGGACGCGCAGCGCCGATTATCTGACCGCCTACGGCCGCACCCTCGCAACGAACGCCAGCGAGAACTACAGGTTCTACCTGAACACGTATTTCGGTAAGTCAGTGCCGACGATAAGCGCCATCCCGACGCTCTATTTCGACGGGGCGCGGGTTGGCACCACCCGTGCGGACGCCGACCTCCCCGCCTCGGCTCCCGCTCCGGCTCCAGCGCCGCAGGCCGCGTTCACGTGGACCCCGGCCTACCCGCTGGCGGGATCGGTGGTGCAGTTCGACGCCTCGACGAGCAAGAACGCCGCGTCGTATTCCTGGTCGATGGACGGGCTCACGACGCTGACCGGGGTCAAGCCGACGTTCACATTCAAGAACGCCGGCACGAAGAAGGTCACGCTCACCGTCACGGCCGCCGGCGGCGCGACGTCGTCGATCAGCCGCGACGTGGTCGTGAGCCAATGGCCGACGAGCAACGATCCGTTGCCCAATTCCGTTCGCCAGAATGACACGACGAGCTAG
- a CDS encoding CDGSH iron-sulfur domain-containing protein — MADVKIQISENGPYVVEGAIDLFDHEGNPVEVPGRKAFLCRCGGSTNKPFCDGTHSKIGFQGARRAVSEAEGRQ, encoded by the coding sequence ATGGCCGACGTGAAGATCCAAATCAGCGAGAACGGCCCTTATGTCGTCGAGGGTGCGATCGACCTCTTCGACCACGAGGGCAATCCGGTCGAGGTTCCAGGCCGCAAGGCGTTTCTTTGCCGCTGCGGAGGTTCGACGAACAAGCCATTCTGCGACGGGACGCACTCGAAGATCGGCTTCCAAGGGGCTCGCCGGGCTGTCTCCGAGGCCGAAGGGCGGCAATAG
- a CDS encoding DUF7144 family membrane protein, with translation MSDVSTGPDRPVSGWARGAATFAGVILALIGVFQLINGLQAIIHDDFFVVGEHYTFDLDTTVWGWIHLVIGIVMLLTAFGLFTRAGWAAVAGIIFAGLSAIANFFFIPYYPVWSIVIIALDVWVIWALTRPGVMRD, from the coding sequence ATGAGCGACGTGTCGACCGGTCCGGATCGGCCGGTGTCGGGATGGGCGCGCGGAGCCGCGACCTTCGCGGGGGTCATCCTCGCGCTGATCGGCGTCTTCCAACTCATCAACGGATTGCAGGCGATCATCCACGACGACTTCTTTGTCGTCGGAGAGCACTACACGTTCGATCTCGACACGACCGTGTGGGGCTGGATCCACCTGGTCATCGGGATCGTGATGCTGCTCACCGCGTTCGGCCTGTTCACGCGCGCCGGGTGGGCGGCGGTCGCAGGCATCATCTTCGCCGGGCTGAGCGCCATCGCGAACTTCTTCTTCATCCCCTACTACCCGGTGTGGAGCATCGTCATCATCGCGCTCGACGTATGGGTCATCTGGGCGCTCACGCGCCCCGGAGTCATGCGCGACTGA
- a CDS encoding phage major capsid protein produces the protein MAHYSKIQKQTLADVEQLEQAIRDRLVYGVLRALEAEVLAGSGTGPHIRGILSTSGIGTVAYSASELPADQVLRGIVSVIAAGANATGIVMNENDWASALIAKPTSGDGHYYSGGPFSSTPQVMWGVPLVPSPAISAGTVLVGDFSLGAQLFIREGVNVLLSDSDGDDFIKNKITLLGEMRAALAVWRPTAFCSVDIAA, from the coding sequence ATCGCGCACTACAGCAAGATCCAGAAGCAGACGCTCGCGGACGTCGAGCAACTGGAACAGGCGATCCGCGACCGACTCGTCTACGGCGTCCTGCGCGCGCTCGAAGCCGAAGTGCTCGCCGGCAGCGGGACCGGCCCTCACATCCGAGGCATCCTCTCCACGAGCGGGATCGGCACCGTGGCCTACTCGGCGTCGGAACTCCCCGCCGACCAGGTGTTGCGCGGCATCGTCAGCGTCATCGCCGCCGGGGCCAACGCGACCGGCATCGTCATGAATGAGAACGACTGGGCGTCCGCGCTGATCGCCAAGCCGACCTCAGGCGACGGGCACTACTACTCCGGCGGGCCGTTCTCCTCGACGCCACAGGTCATGTGGGGTGTCCCGCTCGTGCCGTCGCCCGCCATCTCCGCCGGGACCGTGCTCGTCGGTGACTTCTCCCTCGGCGCGCAGTTGTTCATCCGCGAGGGCGTGAACGTGTTGCTGTCGGACTCCGACGGCGACGACTTCATCAAGAACAAAATCACTCTGTTGGGCGAAATGCGGGCCGCCCTGGCGGTCTGGCGCCCGACGGCGTTCTGCAGCGTCGACATCGCGGCGTGA
- a CDS encoding cupin domain-containing protein has translation MIALGYLRLYLGEDGHTHFEDVVLQAAEGGPDASGGHSERSTPIPVSDVIFRHVVDDGSAPPAHTAPRRQFVVQLRGETEIEASDGEVRRLRPGDIVLLEDTEGPGHVTRPAAGETERLTLFIPLRD, from the coding sequence ATGATCGCTCTGGGCTATCTCCGGCTCTACCTCGGCGAGGACGGCCACACGCATTTCGAGGACGTCGTGCTTCAGGCGGCCGAGGGCGGCCCTGACGCGAGCGGGGGACACAGCGAGCGATCGACGCCGATCCCTGTCTCCGACGTCATCTTCCGCCACGTCGTCGACGACGGGTCTGCTCCTCCCGCTCACACGGCGCCGCGGCGACAGTTCGTCGTGCAGCTCCGGGGGGAGACCGAGATCGAGGCGTCCGACGGCGAGGTGCGTCGCCTGCGGCCTGGCGACATCGTGCTCTTGGAAGACACCGAAGGGCCCGGACACGTGACGCGACCCGCCGCCGGCGAGACCGAGCGCCTGACGCTATTCATCCCGCTACGCGACTGA